The Drosophila sulfurigaster albostrigata strain 15112-1811.04 chromosome 3, ASM2355843v2, whole genome shotgun sequence genomic sequence CTTCGCCCAGGACAATGCATTgtagtttctatttttatcatCCAACATAGCTCTTTCGTGGTCCTcaaaactgtaaatataaatacaaatccaaatatatttcttaatttaaatcagaTTAGAATAgtagttaaaaaatattaacaacttaccttttattgttttataaaatacgCGTAGGAAAAAATCAACTTTCTTGTAGAACactcacaaaacaaatgacaaatgatACACAAAATTGCACATGTTCGAGAAATGTAGCCGTTAGGGAAATTACGCGTTGCGCTAAGAGGGCGCGTACACCAGACTCAATGCAAGAAGCATTCTACAAGACGAGTCATCTAACGATCTACAGAAAAGTCTTGCAGTCTCGGTCTTGGCATGACACGAAACACAATTGGGAAGTGttaacacacaacacaaaaattgtaaaattcaaaatatcgTCGGAGTTCGTGGCATACACCAACAACACGTCACCGAGCCATCCTTCTCCGATCCGGCCATTCCCCCCTATGGTTGACTGTATGGCCTTCTCTTCGGACTCAGGGGGGGAGGAGTTAACATGCCCAAGCCTACTCTATGGATCTACATATGACGATAATACTCTCATACATAGATTCTGACATACACTGATACATACATGccttttgtaataaattggCAGCGGCGCTGGTGTACTTGGCGGCCATGTCTGCGTAATAAGAAGCGACGTTGGCGTAGGCGGATGCATTGTTGCTGACGGCGACCATTTTGTGGTTTCAGCAATTAATGTTGTTTTCTTAGGACTGATCGGCGgatgtttaatttattgaactcGAGTGGTTACAAAGTTGCACAATTGTTGATGTCAGTGAACTGTGACAATGTTGCTGTTAACTTATATGTAAACAATAGATTGAACGAAAATAAGTATGTTTTAGTACGGTCAATTGTAAAACTTATTAAGTctaaaaaatgtaaactaaTTTCAACAGTAAATTGCCCGAACATATGCATAGGCACGTGcaaatgattaatttaaattagaagAATGGAGAGGAGAGATTTTTAAAGCGGtcgtttaattatttatgctcATAGTCTTTTCAGCATTTGAATATGAAGGTGCTTGtaatatttgctttggcttttgccttCGACTCGGCATCGATTCTGAATTACAAACAAGTTGTTGGCATCACTAGAGGACATGACGCTTCGCCTGGTCAGTTTCCCTACCAAGTCCTACTAATAATGCAGAACAATACAGCAAATACAGAAAATACGTGTGGTGGCTCCTTGATTAGCAACACTTGGGTTCTTACGGCGGCCCATTGTACATTCGGGTAAGTTGAATaatcttcaaaaaaaaatgactCCCTACTAATCGCATCGGTTTTATATAGGGCTGAAACTGTCACCGTTGGATTGGGCAGCATTTTGAAATCCTCTTCACTGATAGAGCACACCgtgaccaaaaaaaatattgtttaccATAAGAACTTCAACAACAAGACTTTGTTCAACGACATCTCACTCATTCGCATTCCACGTgttaaattcaacaaatacATTCAACCGGTTAAGCTGCCAAAGCTGAAGTCACATCCCGATACCTACACTGGACATGACTCGATTGCCACCGGCTGGGGACTTACTTTGAACGCTAGTAATATGTACCCCGATGTACTGCAGTATACACACTTTAAGATCATGAGCAGGAAAACATGCGTAGCTTTTTGGGGCAAACAGATCACTAAATCAAACCTTTGCGTTTCTACTAAATGGGGCAACTCCATTTGCAATGGTGACTCTGGTGGCCCATTGGTAGAGTATTACAGCATGGTTCAGATCGGTGTGAGCTTATTCGTTTACCGAGATTGTTCGTCGAGGAAGCCGCCTGTCTTTATTCGAGTGACTAGTTACCTTGGGTGGATAATGCGAGTCATTAAGTCATAATccataaatatgtgtatatacttgTACATAAATTGTTGATTTATAAAGTAAACTTCATCTTAAAGCCATTTAAAAGTTTCAAAgtcaaataataatcataagcTTTTGTCTTTTAGTGTTGAAATTTCTAcagttataataattattgaaatgagAGTATTAACCAGGGactgtaaaattaaaataactatttttagataaaaacaaatgagtgtggtattattcttaaaatatatcgaattaatataccgaaaaaatactgaaatttaccaaatgttacatttaaaatattctatagagtaaaaaatatgccaaattgtcagccaaagtaaatatactaaataaagtaTTCATATGCTAACTTTCCTTTTCACGTTTTTTATATACTTGAGTAATGCGTTAAAACTcaaataataactattatttcatgagtttttgttttttttataatagttATTTTTGATCTGAAtgaaattacattattttcacCCTAACATATACTATAAgataatgttgttttttttttgttcaaataacatataataaacaTCATTTATGATGCGAGCTTACAACGACACCTGAAGTGGACAACATAATTTCTTGGCTCTTTAAGCTGGCAAAGCCTTAAGCTACCAGAGAGTGAATGCCAATGAATAGAAAGTGAGTATAGAAGAGCATCCGCTTTGGGAGGGGCTGGAAGGACAAGTGCATAGACCGGTTTCCGGTGCTTTGGATTTGTTGCAAAGCTTATCAGTCGCAATGTGctcttctttttctattttttctatttctttgtGTGACCCCGCCCTCTTCCTCTAGGTGAATTTGTATTCAGTTTTGTTAGATGCCAAGGCCTCGTTACGGTTATGAGTTTAGCAACCAGTTGCCGATTCGGACTCCAAAATACCACAACTTGCATCCGGTTACCTTTGCCCTTTTCTTTTGTCCGTTAATGTTTATAGTTATGGTAACCTTAGCTTTGCAGTAGAATAACGTCAACCTTTTTACTTTGTTATCTTCTGCAGTCATTTCTTTATATTCCACTTGATGTTGCACAATCCTTGGATTGCTCGAAAAGTATGTCGCTCGTAGACCAAGCAGATAAGTAAGAATCCATTAGCAGATCCAATTAATTATGATAAATTCTACTTTAAACACTTGGCGGGCAATCCTTTTAGCCATGTTTGCTGCCCTGTCTGTCAGGTCGTAACCCCCGCACCCAAATGCCATCAAATCTTATTTGCATATTCAAGTTTGTTTTGAACTCTTCCCCCACTTGCGTATTTTTTATTCCTAGCgcttctttgttttttaatacacgacaaaataaacaaaagttgcGGTGAGCACAAAGCAAAAACGGAAacgaaataaaacaagaaagaagTGCAAATTGCTAAAGGAAAAAgtttcaacaataaaaaaggaattctagcaaaataaaaagacatttaaatatttgcaaataaattaaattgaaatgctaaATCAATCTGGCATCAAGGAATAGAAGAATTGTGTACAAAAAATGTGCTAAAGTAAGCGAATATGCGATGCTCTGTAAACTGAAAATAGATAATAAGAATTCATTTTGCTATATGAAAAAAGCCTATTTCTAATATCAAGAACATTTGCCTTCaaaattgtgttcttaaaataagacCACTTTAAGAGCAAATTCTTCAAACTAAAAACAGtctaaaaaattacaaattttcaaaataagatCAAAATTTAGGTTGCAAAATTATGTAGTCCATcgaatcaaaaaaaaatatttaaacagttCAACAACTTTAAAAGTCAGCTTTTATTCTTGGcaatgattaatttaattttaaatttagaaccCAAGTTCGTAAAATTGCGCAAAAATGAGGGTTGCAAACTTGTACTTTAAACTGaatgtatagaaatataatttccaTGGAGGAATGGCATAAGATGTTAAAAAGAAGAATCGAGTTTACTCGCCTAGAAAATACCCTATAGTTATTAGACTCCTTTACTGCCACTGAGCTTGCTCCTACACTTATTTGAAGCCATAATACCCCGAAACTTAAACCCCTTTAATAGTGTTATATAACGGTAAGTATTTTCCATACGCTTAATGCGCTTTCACATCGTATATACTTGTACTTGTATGTATAggagagtgtgcgtgtgtgtgtgtattcaaaTGTGCTTAAGTTTCCTTACTCGCTAAATTATTTGCGCCGATGTCGCCATTGTTTTGCATATGTTCGCTGAACTTACGGAAGTTTCTCCACTATGCGCTATGCGATGCTGAGAGCGAACCCACATAACCGGAAAGCAACAGCATCTACACCAGCAGGAAATGCAGCCATCTTAGCAGATGCGAATGTATgcgtgcgtatgtgtgtgtgtgtgtgtatgttgatGACTCGGCAAAGTACTGCTACTTGTGGCCCAAGCAACCACATTCGCAGTTAAAGCGCTCTTTAAGCTGACACCCCATTTAACTATCTGCACAAGTGCGTATGTATCTTTTATCTACGTAATATGTATCTTCTAATGGGGTTGACGAAATGttcttgttgctattgctttaGCTGTTGATTCatctcactctccctctctctctctctctctctctctgtcttgcgGGTGCGTTCGAGTATCGTATATCGAGGCgtttaattgctttgcttgCCACAAAATTGGGGTAAGTCGTATCCAGTTACcgcatattaaatatgtttatggACTCCACTCAGTGTAAGTAGCTGCAAGTAGTTTATAGGTCAGTATGGTTAAAGGTTAGTCACTAACAATAAACGTAGATTTTAGCACGAAAGTTCATGACTCATTgagaaaataccaaacaacaacatcagcaacaacaacaaca encodes the following:
- the LOC133844545 gene encoding serine protease 1-like — translated: MQNNTANTENTCGGSLISNTWVLTAAHCTFGAETVTVGLGSILKSSSLIEHTVTKKNIVYHKNFNNKTLFNDISLIRIPRVKFNKYIQPVKLPKLKSHPDTYTGHDSIATGWGLTLNASNMYPDVLQYTHFKIMSRKTCVAFWGKQITKSNLCVSTKWGNSICNGDSGGPLVEYYSMVQIGC